The Chlorocebus sabaeus isolate Y175 chromosome 1, mChlSab1.0.hap1, whole genome shotgun sequence genome includes a region encoding these proteins:
- the CCDC85B gene encoding coiled-coil domain-containing protein 85B encodes MEAEAGGLEELTDEEMAALGKEELVRRLRREEAARLAALVQRGRLMQEVNRQLQGHLGEIRELKQLNRRLQAENRELRDLCCFLDSERQRGRRAARQWQLFGTQASRAVREDLGGCWQKLAELEGRQEELLRENLALKELCLALGEEWGPRGGPGGAGGSGAGPAPELALPPCGPRDLGDGSSSTGSVGSPDQLPLACSPDD; translated from the coding sequence atggaggccgaggcaggcggccTGGAGGAGCTGACGGACGAAGAGATGGCGGCGCTGGGCAAGGAAGAGCTAGTGCGGCGCCTGCGGAGGGAGGAGGCGGCGCGCCTGGCGGCACTGGTGCAGCGTGGCCGCCTCATGCAGGAGGTGAATCGGCAGCTGCAGGGCCACCTGGGCGAGATCCGCGAACTCAAGCAGCTCAACCGGCGTCTGCAGGCAGAAAACCGTGAGCTGCGCGACCTCTGCTGCTTCCTGGACTCGGAGCGCCAGCGCGGGCGGCGCGCCGCGCGCCAGTGGCAGCTCTTCGGGACCCAAGCATCCCGGGCAGTGCGCGAGGACCTGGGCGGCTGTTGGCAGAAGCTGGCCGAGCTGGAGGGCCGCCAGGAGGAGCTGCTGCGGGAGAACCTGGCGCTTAAGGAGCTCTGCCTGGCGCTGGGCGAAGAATGGGGCCCCCGCGGCGGCCCCGGTGGCGCGGGGGGCTCAGGCGCCGGGCCGGCACCCGAGCTTGCTCTGCCCCCGTGTGGGCCCCGCGACCTAGGCGATGGAAGCTCCAGCACCGGCAGCGTGGGCAGTCCGGATCAGTTGCCCCTGGCCTGTTCCCCCGATGACTGA
- the FIBP gene encoding acidic fibroblast growth factor intracellular-binding protein: MTSELDIFVGNTTLIDEDVYRLWLDGYSVTDAVALRVRSGILEQTGATAAVLQSDTMDHYRTFHMLERLLHAPPKLLHQLIFQIPPSRQALLIERYYAFDEAFVREVLGKKLSKGTKKDLDDISTKTGITLKSCRRQFDNFKRVFKVVEEMRGSLVDNIQQHFLLSDRLARDYAAIVFFANNRFETGKKKLQYLSFGDFAFCAELMIQNWTLGAVDSQMDDMDMDLDKEFLQDLKELKVLVADKDLLDLHKSLVCTALRGKLGVFSEMEANFKNLSRGLVNVAAKLTHNKDVRDLFVDLVEKFVEPCRSDHWPLSDVRFFLNQYSASVHSLDGFRHQALWDRYMGTLRGCLLRLYHD; encoded by the exons ATGACCAGCGAGCTGGACATCTTCGTGGGGAACACTACCCTTATCGACGAAGACGTGTATCGCCTCTGGCTCGATGGTTACTCGG TGACCGACGCGGTGGCCCTGCGGGTGCGCTCGGGAATCCTGGAGCAGACGGGCGCCACGGCAGCGGTGCTGCAGAGCGACACCATGGACCATTACCGCACCTTCCACATGCTCGAGCGGCTGCTGCACGCACCACCCAAGCTACTGCACCAGCTCATCTTCCAGATTCCGCCCTCCCGGCAGGCACTACTCATCGAGAG GTACTATGCCTTTGATGAGGCCTTTGTTCGGGAGGTGCTGGGCAAGAAGCTGTCCAAAGGCACCAAGAAAGACCTGGATGACATCAGCACCAAAACAGGCATCACCCTCAAGAGCTGCCGGAGACAG TTTGACAACTTTAAGCGAGTCTTCAAGGTGGTAGAGGAAATGCGGGGCTCCCTGGTGGACAATATTCAGCAACACTTTCTCCTCTCTGACCGGTTGGCCAG GGACTATGCAGCCATCGTCTTCTTTGCTAACAACCGCTTTGAGACAGGGAAGAAAAAACTGCAGTATCTGAGCTTCGGTGACTTTGCCTTCTGTGCTGAGCTCATGATCCAAAACTGGACCCTTGGAGCCGTCG ACTCGCAGATGGATGACATGGACATGGACTTAGACAAGGAATTTCTCCAGGACTTGAAGGAACTCAAGGTGCTAGTGGCTGACAAGGACCTTCTGGACCTGCACAAGAG CCTGGTGTGCACTGCTCTCCGGGGAAAGCTGGGTGTCTTCTCTGAGATGGAAGCCAACTTCAAG AACCTGTCCCGGGGGCTGGTGAACGTGGCCGCCAAGCTGACTCACAATAAAGATGTCAGAGACCTGTTTGTGGACCTCGTGGAGAAG TTTGTGGAACCCTGCCGCTCCGACCACTGGCCACTCAGCGACGTGCGGTTCTTCCTGAATCAGTATTCAGCGTCTGTCCACTCCCTCGATGGCTTCCG ACACCAGGCCCTCTGGGACCGCTACATGGGCACCCTCCGCGGCTGCCTCCTGCGCCTCTATCATGACTGA
- the CTSW gene encoding cathepsin W yields the protein MALTAHPSCLLALLVAGLAQGIRGSLRAQDLGPQPLELKEAFKLFQIQFNRSYLSPEEHARRLDIFAHNLAQAQRLQEEDLGTAEFGVTPFSDLTEEEFGQLYGYRRAAGRVPGMGREIGSEEPEESVPFTCDWRKVAGAISSIKDQKNCNCCWAMAAAGNIEALWRINFLDFVDVSVQELLDCGRCGDGCRGGFVWDAFITVLNNSGLASEKDYPFQGKVRAQGCHAKKYHKVAWIQDFIMLQNSEHRIAQYLATYGPITVTINMKPLQLYQKGVIKATPTTCDPQLVDHSVLLVGFGSVKSEGIWAETVSSQSQPQPPHPTPYWILKNSWGAQWGEKGYFRLHRGSNTCGITRFPLTARVQKPDVKPRVSCPS from the exons ATGGCACTGACTGCGCACCCTTCCTGCCTCCTGGCCCTGTTGGTGGCAGGCCTAGCCCAAGGCATCAGAGGCTCCCTTAGGGCCCAG GACCTCGGTCCCCAGCCGCTGGAGCTGAAAGAGGCCTTCAAGCTGTTCCAGATCCAGTTCAACCGgagttacttgagcccagaag AGCATGCTCGCCGCCTGGACATCTTTGCCCACAACCTGGCCCAGGCTCAGCGGCTGCAGGAGGAGGACTTGGGCACAGCTGAGTTTGGGGTGACTCCATTCAGTGACCTCACAG AGGAGGAGTTTGGCCAGCTCTACGGGTATCGGAGGGCAGCTGGAAGGGTCCCCGGCATGGGCAGAGAGATAGGGTCCGAAGAGCCAGAGGAGTCAGTGCCTTTCACCTGTGACTGGCGGAAGGTGGCCGGTGCCATCTCATCTATCAAGGACCAG AAAAACTGCAACTGCTGCTGGGCCATGGCAGCGGCAGGCAACATAGAGGCCCTGTGGCGCATCAATTTCTTGGATTTCGTGGATGTCTCCGTGCAGG AACTGCTGGACTGTGGTCGCTGTGGGGATGGCTGCCGTGGTGGCTTCGTCTGGGACGCGTTCATAACTGTCCTCAACAACA GCGGCCTGGCCAGTGAAAAGGACTACCCGTTCCAGGGTAAAGTCAGAGCCCAAGGGTGCCACGCCAAGAAGTACCACAAGGTGGCCTGGATCCAGGACTTCATCATGCTGCAGAACAGCGAGCACA GAATTGCCCAGTACCTGGCCACTTACGGCCCCATCACCGTGACCATCAACATGAAGCCCCTGCAG CTATACCAGAAAGGTGTGATCAAGGCCACACCCACCACCTGTGACCCCCAGCTTGTGGACCACTCTGTCCTGCTGGTGGGTTTTGGCAGCGTCAAGTCAGAGGGGATATGGGCAGAGACAGTCTCATCGcagtctcagcctcagcctccacaccCCACCCCATACTGGATCCTGAAGAACTCCTGGGGGGCCCAGTGGGGAGAGAAG GGCTACTTCCGGCTGCACCGAGGGAGCAATACCTGTGGCATCACCAGGTTCCCGCTCACTGCCCGTGTGCAGAAACCGGATGTGAAGCCCCGAGTCTCCTGCCCTTCCTGA